A window of Chanos chanos chromosome 15, fChaCha1.1, whole genome shotgun sequence genomic DNA:
AGAAGGGATGagttggacagagagagagagagagagagagagagagggagagagagagagagagagagagagagagagagagagagagagagagacagagagacagagagagacagagtgaaacaaTGAGAGTGTTATTGATCTAGTTTGACCTCTGTGTTTTGCAGGGTCATACAAATTATAACCAACCTTTTTTCTCACAGCCTCACTTCACTTTTATTATTGATggggatgttgagagagaggagaatacaggagtgagagagaaagaaagagagaacaagatagaaatttttaaattcaaatagCTCAAAAGGTAACTGACTAATGCCCAACAACCAATGTACAAGACGGTCACATAAATCAAAGGATGTCTTACGGCATGCTGTAGTTGATGATTTGTCCACCTCTGAATCTAATCTATCTGTCTCTTCACAAGCCCAGCTTGTTGTGGAGGCTGACACCTTTGGGAGTCAGGTGAGAATCCGTGGGAAAGAGACCAACTTCTATTTGTGTATGAATCGAAGAGGCAAGCTTGTGGGGAAGGTTAGTTACCTTGACACGAAGCCTAACCCCAACTACTCTTTCAGCCAAGCCACATCCAAACACGATGTAATACCAAGCCATCATTTTTTCTAGCAGTCAACTGTTCCAAAGCTGAAAGAATCCATGTAGCCCTAgtgtatgcaaatatatgtatgtaattcTGTTAAAATAACCACAAAATTGATGGTGAAACTGATTTGAGCCAGATGCTGAAACTCCTAAACGATGTTACCATTCCTTACCCccaaataaaataagaaatgagAACTTTCTTTACTTAGCAATATCTTTTGAGTCCCATCATAAGGTTTTTCTAGTTATGTCCAATGAGTGAATTAGAATTTAATCTGTAATATTTCCTGATTGAAgtactcatttttgttttcatgtttctcttCCAGAGAGCTAAAAATGGCAATGCAGACTGTGTTTTCATAGAGATAGTTCTAGAAAATCATTACACAGCATGGATGTCAGCTCGTTATGTTGGATGGTACATTGGTTTCACCAAGAGGGGCCGTCCACGTCGAGGGCCACAAACTTTACCCAACCAGCGAGATGTTCATTTTATGAAGCGTTTCCCCCCCGGAGAACAACCCACCCTTCCAGTCTGCCAGTTCACCACTATTAGCAAGAGAGTGCATGGAACTACAACCCCTTCTGAATAATGGTAAAGCACAAATGATTTAGTAGACTAAAGTGACTTTTAGAAAACGACATGCAGTCTTTCTTGGCTAAGAAACAGAGTGCGCTCTGACTGCTCTTCAGATGGATGATGTCAAGATGATTTAGCGTGAGTTCATTACCCTGTTTTTAACCGTTGTCTACATTTATAAATGTAGACATCATCGATCAGAAAACAGCCAAAGACTGCCGAAGCCACATTTATCATAACAGACTTCACTCATACCAAAGACTGGTGGAAAGACCATTTCTAACATCATACCCTTGCTCGGAAACCAAAAAATGGACTTGTTCTTGGAAGGCTCCAAACCAGAAGACTGACCCAAAgtgtttcaaatgaaacactTGTTGGAATCCCACATCATTATATCAGCTAGGGACAACAACATTCCAGGACAAACTGCAGATAAATAACTGCTAGCAGATTGGTAATACTTTTATATTAAAAGACCACTGGAATATGTATTTCAGTGCTGTAAACTGACGCTTTTCCAGTCCATGCTCCGGGGGGCTCCAGTGCTGCCCATTTCAAATCTCTACCTGCTCTAAAACACCTGATCCATCTCATGTGCTGATTAGTAGGCGAGCTGGAGCAGGGAGAGGCCTGAATATGTAGGGCCGTGGATGTCCAGGTGCATGTGTTTGGAAACGCTGCTATAAACCACCCAAATACCAAAGACTAATGAGCtgggggggtgttccagaaagcaggtttagtgaaaactcagagttagttcactcagagtcagtactaaacctcctaatagaagagctctgTGCCTTCATTCTCCTGGCAGAACAAACCCTTaggggctcttctattaggaggtttagtactgactctgagtgaactaactcagagttttcactaaacccactttccgGAGCACCCCCTGGAATATTAAGgggaaaagcaaacacacaaacaaacaaacaaagaaaacacacacactacctacaTATCATCTCGGTGAGAGCACATACATTGGTAAAATGACCGCTGGAAAAAAGAATATCCAGTACTGAACTCTTAACTCCATCTCTGGTCTCTGTGGATTACATTAATATTTGTTATTATTCTTACTATTATTTCATTAGACAAGGAATCTCGGTTTCCtgcatttaaacaaaaatgtaaaatgctGCTATACTGTTGTTAAGAAACTAGAGGAAACTAAAAGCAAAGAGatcaaatattttaatacagCTAATGTTGTTATTAaaggttatttatttaacaaatgaacagaatcGTAATTGCCTGTTATTGAAgagtttgtttgcttgtttttttcatggaaCAGTTTTCAAAATTGCAAAGCTCTTTTTATCTCCACCTGCTGGCCTTAAGGAGAAAGTGTCCATCAGACATTCCCTGACTCCACGGTAATGTCAGTCTCCTAAAATGCGCTAGTGATGTAAAATAACATACCCATCACCATGGCGAAATGGTTACCTAATCTTACAGTAAAGTCTATCCAAACCATAAACAACATCCATTTAACATGGACATTCCTCAAGCCTGTCTTGCCTGTTTCCTCGAGTTAATTTTAGGTGAGCTATTATAACCACCTGATTAAACTGCACAGGTTCCCCAGACAGTCCAGTTCCTTTGGCTGTGTTCCCCCCCAGTTCCTCTCCGGACTCTTAGAAGTAACTCCATGCCCTTACCTCACAAACTGGAACCAAAGCTTAGTTTCATAAAAACCTTAACACACCCATTGTGCTAAtgttaagaggaaaaaaaaaagttcattattACCAACAAATCCAACAGATGACTTTCCGTAATTGTATTCTAAATGTGACTGCCTACAGAAATACATCCTATGTTTCTGGAAGTTTGCAAATTTCAAATGCTAATAGTAGTGGTACAATGGAACGAAAGGCATAATCAATGTTAGATTTTGTatgaatcacagagagagagagagcgagagagagaaaatatgttaaaatatgttATTAGGTCAGTTTGAGTTCCAGTCTGCTGTTACACTCCTGATCACCCTTCTGGGGCACCAGTGCTATGTCTGTAGACTGCCTTTGATCCTCCCTTTTAATATAGTCTATATTCTTACcaattctcctctgtctgtctcatactCACCAGTTTCATATAGTCTATATTCTTACcaattctcctctgtctgtctcatactCACCAGTTTAATATAGTCTATATTCTTACcaattctcctctgtctgtctcatactCACCAGTTTAATATAGTCTATATTCTTACcaattctcctctgtctgtctcatactCACCAGTTTAATATAGTCTATATTCTTACcaattctcctctgtctcatacTCACCAGTTTAATAGTCTATATTGTTACcaattctcctctctctctctgtctcacactcaccaGTTTAATTTAGTCTATATTGTTACcaattctcctctgtctctgtctcacactcaccaGTTTAGTCATGTCCAAGACAATAAGTAATCTGagtctgtttatgttttcattccattcatacttattccatttttttaaagaactgcATTTAGAGTCTTAACCAGCACATATCTTGATTATTTTGGGATATTCCACACGAAGAATAATAATGAACGCATTTGTATGGTTTCTTTCCTGGATTATCCAAGTCTGTGTTCGAACGGTTTGCGTGATGACTGCTGAATTGTAAAACATGACTTGTTCTGATATGCAGCCACACATTCTAATGGTCCTGTTTTCGTGGAGACTGATGACTAAAACACCCCATCTTCGTGGCTGTTCCGGCTCTTTCCTCATGCATACAAAACACGTACTCGCACACAGTTTGCTTGTGCAAGCTTGTTAACACTCCTTCACAGTCAAGTACTTTAttcttattaataataatgttttttttttctttaaaaaatcatttcaatatACAACACCATTTTTTAGACAAGACAATTCTGTTTACAACTAAATTCAGATCAGTTACGGGTCATTTGGAACCTAGACGAGCAGACAGCAAAAGGAGaccaagacagagaggggaaagaaagagagaaagctagAAAGGAGTGATAAGAAAGGGGACTGGGAGACATGTTGGGAAAGGAGTCCGGAGAGAACTACAATTATTATTAGTACAATATCACAAAGAAAGTAAAATGGATTCAATttcccaaataaaaaaaaaaaaaaaaaaaaaaaaaagaaagattaaaaaaaaaaaaaaaagtaagtaagaaagacagagacaggagttcACCAGCACACTACTGTCCGATCATTCACTCATGCAGGACACtcttcgggggggggggggggggggggggggggggaggaggaggaggtgacaCACTTGGGCTTGCACTCTTCCGccaattcttttttcttttttttttcttccttcttccaTCAAAAAacgggaggggaaaaaaaaatcaatagatACAGAGTCCTTGTGCCCTGAAGGGCGGGGCGGGGCGAGGGTAGCTGTCATTTTGgatttgtggggggggggg
This region includes:
- the LOC115828220 gene encoding fibroblast growth factor 18-like, encoding MWIEKLLPPEEQLKRVAEVVFSPAAAGRMDEFVQALLLVCSPLQVLAVDGVNFGVHVENQTRVRDAMSRKHHRVYQLYSRTSGKHVQILGRKISARGEDGDKFAQLVVEADTFGSQVRIRGKETNFYLCMNRRGKLVGKRAKNGNADCVFIEIVLENHYTAWMSARYVGWYIGFTKRGRPRRGPQTLPNQRDVHFMKRFPPGEQPTLPVCQFTTISKRVHGTTTPSE